CGCTGACCGACTTCGTCGAGGACGTCCTGGGGCCCGTCCTCGCCTGGGACGAGACCCGCGGCAGCGCCCTGTGCCGGACCGTGGAGGCCTGGTTCGCCGCGGGCGGTAGTCCCAGCGGCGCGGCGACACGGTTGCACGTGCACCCCAACACCGTCGCCCAGCGACTGGCCCGGGTCGACGAGCTGCTCGGCCGGGGCTGGCGCGAGCCGGCGCGGGCCCTGGACGTCCAGCTCGCGCTGCGTGTCGTGGCGCTGCGCGGCGTGGCCCCCGGCGACGTGCCGTCGGCACATATTTGACGGTCGAGAGTGGCTCCCCGCCACATTCTGCTGACCGGCGTCCGCGCCTAGCGTGGCGCCCCATGAGCCGCGATGTGACCTCCAGCACCCTCGACGGCGCCTGCGCCCTGGTGACCGGCGGGGCCCGTGGCATCGGAGCAGCCGTGGCGGCCGCGCTCGCCGAGGGCGGGGCGCGGGTCGTGGTCCTGGACCGGGAGGCCGAGGCCGCCGCGAAGGTCGCTGCCGACGTCGGGGGGCACACCGAGGTCGCCGACCTCACCGACCCCGGCGACCTGGCGGCTGCCGTGGACCGCGTGGAGGGTCGGTTCGGGCCGGTGCAGGTGCTGGTCAACAACGCCGGCGCCCAGCACCTCGCCCCGGTCACCGAGCTCGCCCCGGCGCACTGGCAGCGGCTGCACGACCTGATGCTGCGGGCCCCCTTCCTGCTCTCCCAGCGGGTGCTGCCGGGGATGTACGCCGCCGGCTGGGGCCGGCTGGTGCACGTCTCGAGCGTCCACGGCCTGCGCGCCTCGGCGTACAAGTCGGCCTACGTCTCGGCCAAGCACGGCCTGGAGGGGCTGTCCAAGGTGATCGCGCTGGAGGCGGCCGGCACCGGGGTCACCTCCAACACCGTGTGCCCTGGCTACGTCCGCACCCCGCTGGTCGAGGGTCAGGTCGCCGACCAGGCCCGCGAGCACGGGATCAGTGCCGACCGGGTCGTCGACGAGGTGCTGCTGGCGCGCACGCCGGTCAAGCGGATGGTCGAGCCTCACGAGGTCGCCGCGGCGGTCGCCTGGCTGTGCGGCCCCCACTCGGCCTCGATCACCGGGTCCGCCCACGTCCTCGACGGCGGCTGGACCGCCACGTAGCGGCGCCATCCCGTCGAGCCGGCGTATTGATACGCCGGCTCGACGTCCCTACTCCTTCCTCCTCGTCCCCCCCTCTCGGAAAGGCAGCACCCATGTCCGTCTCCACCCACCCGGCCGCGCCGGGCGCCCCGGCCCCCGACCCGGACGGCAGCACCCGCACCCCCATCACCAAGGTGGTCTTCGCCTCGCTCGTCGGCACCGCCGTCGAGTGGTACGACTTCTTCCTCTACGGCTCGGCGGCGGCGCTGGTCTTCGGCACGCTGTTCTTCCCCGAGTCCGACCCGGTGACCGGCACCCTGCTGGCCTTCGGCACCTACGCCCTCGGCTTCGTCGCGCGCCCCCTGGGCGGGGTCGTCTTCGGTCACTTCGGCGATCGCGTGGGCCGCAAGAAGATGCTGGTCGTCGCGCTGCTGATGATGGGGCTGGCGACCTTCGCCATCGGCCTGCTCCCGACCTACGCCTCGATCGGACTCGCCGCGCCGATCCTGCTGCTGGTCTGCCGGCTGCTCCAGGGCTTCGCCGTGGGCGGTGAGTGGGGCGGTGCGGTGCTGATGGCCGCCGAGCACGGCGACCCCGCGCGCCGCGGGTTCTGGTCGTCGTGGCCGCAGGCCGGCGTGCCGCTGGGCAACCTGC
This genomic window from Nocardioides marinus contains:
- a CDS encoding 3-hydroxybutyrate dehydrogenase — protein: MSRDVTSSTLDGACALVTGGARGIGAAVAAALAEGGARVVVLDREAEAAAKVAADVGGHTEVADLTDPGDLAAAVDRVEGRFGPVQVLVNNAGAQHLAPVTELAPAHWQRLHDLMLRAPFLLSQRVLPGMYAAGWGRLVHVSSVHGLRASAYKSAYVSAKHGLEGLSKVIALEAAGTGVTSNTVCPGYVRTPLVEGQVADQAREHGISADRVVDEVLLARTPVKRMVEPHEVAAAVAWLCGPHSASITGSAHVLDGGWTAT